A window of the Ostrea edulis chromosome 1, xbOstEdul1.1, whole genome shotgun sequence genome harbors these coding sequences:
- the LOC125675041 gene encoding uncharacterized protein LOC125675041: MANRYFALTVVQLKKELACRNATTQGRKIDLVRRLEAYDRNANFQQPPVLLPDPLDVNWPTTGFQQLNSEHRKLLPSITREQIEAYFLHRLAGDNEAACDIKAVKNGELLYQSERVLACSVIIENDVFFTGIVSAAMKNKVTYSYKLRLEKESGDVLNSHCECPAGKGPNGTCKHLAACMIMLENFIENGEVAVQKSCTENLMMFNKPKASHKGSPVKVEKITIGKRKSAVHLDDPRPEKFRNVEGMQDRVRNLLINYTSNTSEDIAFRYLYERADLKSAIHDHHYLSLPFTEYWVDKALQVTESEVASIEKETRGQPTNKRWFAERMWRITASNFGQISRMTDRRNKQKLCKSLISIKSLTTPAVTHGKSYEKKAIKKFEDNHNIRVHENGLFICSKMPFLGATPDGVIDDKYIIEVKCPYKGRKQEINTNTMEYFTYLEVVGGEIKLKISSNYYDQIQGQLYISGRQFCYFIVYTLKSLFVEIIEINREYCEMCLIPKLESFYTKHYRPFIASNL; encoded by the exons atggcgaACCGCTATTTCGCACTGACGGTGGTGCAGTTGAAGAAGGAGCTTGCCTGTAGAAACGCCACGACGCAAGGAAGGAAGATAGATTTAGTTAGACG ATTAGAAGCATATGACAGAAATGCCAATTTCCAGCAGCCACCTGTTCTGTTACCAGATCCTTTGGACGTAAACTGGCCTACAACAGGATTCCAACAACTCAATTCAGAGCACAGGAAATTACTACCTTCTATTACAAGGGAACAGATAGAAGCCTATTTTCTCCATAGACTTGCTG gagataatgaAGCGGCATGTGATATCAAGGCAGTTAAGAATGGGGAACTATTGTACCAATCCGAGAGAGTTTTGGCATGCTCAGTTATCATTGAAAATGATGTATTTTTTACTGGAATAGTCAGTGCAGCCATGAAAAATAAG GTCACATACAGCTATAAACTAAGGCTGGAGAAAGAATCTGGAGATGTGCTAAACTCACACTGTGAATGCCCTGCAGGGAAAGGCCCAAATGGTACATGCAAGCACCTAGCTGCTTGCATGATTATgcttgaaaattttattgagaATGGTGAAGTGGCGGTGCAGAAATCATGTACAGAAAATTTGATGATGTTCAACAAGCCAAAGGCATCCCATAAAG GATCTCCAGTCaaagttgaaaaaattacaattgGGAAGAGAAAATCAGCCGTTCATTTGGATGACCCACGACCAGAAAAGTTTAGGAATGTAGAGGGCATGCAAGACCGGGTCAGAAACCTATTAATCAACTATACATCAAATACTTCTGAAGACATTGCATTTCGTTATCTTTATGAGAGAGCAGATTTGAAG TCTGCAATTCATGACCACCACTACTTATCACTGCCTTTCACAGAATACTGGGTGGATAAAGCATTACAG GTAACTGAATCAGAGGTGGcaagtattgaaaaagaaaCAAGGGGACAACCTACAAATAAGAGATGGTTTGCAGAGAGAATGTGGAGAATCACAGCATCAAATTTTGGGCAGATTTCAAGAATGACAGACAGACGTAACAAACAGAAGCTTTGTAAATCATTGATATCTATCAAGAGCCTCACCACCCCTGCAGTCACTCAtggaaaatcatatgaaaaaaaagcaatcaaaaagtttgaagataACCACAACATAAGAGTTCATGAGAATGGTTTATTCATTTGTTCAAAAATGCCATTTCTAGGTGCAACACCAGATGGCGTTATAgatgataaatatataatagagGTGAAATGTCCTTATAAAGGGCGGAAACAAGAAATCAACACAAACACAAtggaatatttcacttatttaGAGGTAGTGGGTGGGGAAATCAAGCTGAAAATATCTTCCAATTACTATGATCAAATTCAGGGACAACTGTATATAAGTGGCagacaattttgttattttattgtgtaTACACTAAAGTCACTATTTGTAGAAATTATTGAAATCAACAGAGAATACTGTGAAATGTGCCTTATACCAAAACTGGAGTCGTTTTATACAAAACATTACAGACCTTTCATTGCctcaaatttataa
- the LOC125679036 gene encoding uncharacterized protein LOC125679036, translating to MAIAERFGISKLKDFQEDTINKLLEGRDVYLSVKTGGGKSLCYQAFPLLWTEKHRNPCNVLVITPLISIMKEQCESLMSLGFTATYIGRNSEEDDQITDEKFQFLFTSPEAILSVTKWREMVTRSQHFKLIVVDEAHTVLRWGESGCRGDEPFRVWYGKIGEIRSLIQCPILLITATANKAARSDLKRKFAMNDCFELIDNPDRDNIKLFVKKVKSTIPIADLFLFLVRLLKEKKELCERYIIFCPSIKLCGDVFSAFKMEKTQNIDMYHSKTIETVKENIKQDMQDENGKIRVLIATSAAGMGVNFKGVNNVIHFGPPKDMDSFVQQLGRAGRDGSQTAMALLLYNSRQCKNLDDDMKKYIDNSDKCRRQVMLSAYNYDPAENRVKHLCCDICNASCSCGKDNCNDYEHSFMDYEELQETSSDNSESESDTDSF from the exons ATGGCGATTGCTGAACGGTTCGGAATAAGCAAATTAAAGGATTTCCAAGAAGACACCATAAACAAGTTGTTAGAAGGAAGAGATGTATATTTGTCAGTGAAGACAGGGGGCGGGAAAAGCTTATGTTATCAAGCTTTCCCATTGTTGTGGACTGAAAAACATCGAAATCCCTGCAATGTTTTAGTGATAACCCCTCTGATTTCAATAATGAAAGAGCAGTGCGAGTCTTTGATGTCACTTGGATTTACTGCGACCTACATCGGAAGAAACTCAGAAGAAGATGATCAAATAACAGATGAGAAGTTTCAGTTTTTATTTACCTCTCCGGAAGCGATTTTATCCGTTACGAAATGGCGTGAAATGGTGACCAGGAGCCAGCACTTCAAATTGATTGTTGTAGACGAGGCCCATACTGTTTTACGATG gGGAGAAAGTGGTTGCAGAGGTGATGAACCTTTCAGAGTGTGGTATGGTAAAATTGGAGAAATACGATCCCTGATTCAATGCCCTATTTTACTGATAACTGCAACTGCTAACAAGGCAGCTAGATCTGACCTGAAGAGAAAGTTTGCCATGAATGATTGCTTTGAATTGATTGACAATCCTGATCGAGACAATATTAAACTCTTTGTGAAAAAGGTAAAAAGTACAATACCAATAGCAGATTTATTCTTGTTTTTAGTAAGAttattgaaggaaaaaaaagagCTATGTGAAcgttatattattttttgtcctTCTATCAAGTTATGTGGAGATGTATTTAGTGCATTTAAGATGGAAAAAACTCAGAACATTGATATGTATCATTCAAAAACAATTGAAactgtaaaagaaaatattaaacagGATATGCAGGATGAAAATGGTAAAATAAGAGTATTGATTGCAACAAGTGCTGCAGGAATGGGGGTTAATTTTAAAGgtgtaaacaatgtaattcaCTTTGGTCCACCAAAGGATATGGATTCTTTTGTACAGCAGTTAGGTAGAGCAGGACGAGATGGTTCACAAACAGCAATGGCCTTATTACTTTATAATTCAAGACAATGCAAAAATTTAGATGATGATATGAAAAAGTACATTGATAACTCGGATAAGTGCAGGAGACAAGTTATGTTGTCTGCGTACAACTATGATCCAGCAGAAAACAGAGTGAAGCATTTATGTTGCGATATATGTAATGCTAGTTGCTCATGCGGAAAAGACAATTGTAATGATTATGAACATTCATTCATGGATTATGAGGAACTACAAGAAACATCTTCTGATAACTCTGAGAGTGAAAGTGATACTGATTCTTTCTAA
- the LOC130046281 gene encoding uncharacterized protein LOC130046281, translated as MTAPVKYCVLCQKTITDRSYRSLSSATSQEQYKDVYKLMCVPSIKGFACNSCANKLNRVQKLNNDLKTKLISIKDERDKLLSTLKDMTGVRSLKDKLSTPKGTKRVLSSLKLTPTPKSKVKKGLFLSPSSSSKRRVEPVKCHDDKKIDECTQTKDQSEEFDVKIVVKYSGVERLKIIKEEHEQAALKSLLNNASPRAVLKNLSLNENYKKEMFDIVKNVILNEIKHISKKDSEIFKGHASNNEKLIKFDWKCTSQQLQLKAPYLYSVFSSVVGLQKKKNLPQMLTSLAVLLYGRSQTINQLQYILGLILQKCGLNREGMNIIHDLGITISPTSLHKKTKELVKQQENRLHSMMTSYVEEIESRHEMGNETATEEQMDAEEVTCNKKLRPIEILGNLSALLQREKQCR; from the exons ATGACCGCGCCTGTAAAATATTGCGTGCTTTGCCAAAAGACCATCACTGACCGATCATACAGGTCTCTATCGTCAGCCACGAGTCAGGAACAGTACAAGGATGTGTACAAACTTATGTGCGTTCCAAGCATAAAAGGATTTGCATGTAATTCATGTGCCAACAAGCTCAACCGCGTTCAAAAGCTCAACAACGATCTGAAAACTAAATTAATTAGCATAAAAGACGAACGAGATAAGCTGTTATCCACGTTGAAAGATATGACAGGTGTTCGAAGTCTTAAAGACAAACTGTCAACGCCTAAAGGGACAAAACGAGTGTTAAGTTCATTAAAACTCACCCCAACTCcaaaatcaaaagtaaaaaaGGGTTTGTTTTTAAGTCCTAGTTCTTCAAGCAAAAGAAGAGTTGAACCTGTAAAGTGCCACGATGATAAAAAGATTGATGAGTGTACTCAAACGAAAGACCAGTCTGAGGAATTTGACGTGaag ATAGTAGTGAAGTACAGTGGTGTTGAAAGATTAAAGATTATCAAAGAAGAACACGAGCAGGCAGCTTTAAAGTCATTGCTGAATAATGCCTCACCTCGAGCAGTGCTGAAGAAtttaagtttgaatgaaaattacaaGAAGGAAATGTTTGACATTGTTAAAAATGTGAtactaaatgaaataaaacatatttcaaaaaaggATAGTGAAATATTCAAAGGACATGCATCCAACAATGAAAAACTTATAAAATTTGACTGGAAATGTACAAGTCAGCAGCTCCAACTAAAGGCACCATATCTGTATTCAGTATTTAGCAGTGTTGTTGGCTTGCAAAAGAAGAAAAACCTACCACAGATGCTTACATCCCTTGCTGTACTTTTGTATGGAAGATCACAGACCATTAACCAGTTGCAATACATACTAGGCTTAATTCTCCAGAAATGTGGCTTGAACAGAGAg GGAATGAATATCATTCATGACTTGGGAATAACAATTTCCCCTACAAGTCTACACAAGAAAACAAAAGAGCTTGTGAAGCAGCAAGAAAATCGACTCCATTCAATGATGACATCTTATGTTGAGGAGATTGAAAGCAGGCATGAGATGGGGAATGAAACTGCTACAGAAGAACAAATGGATGCAGAGGaagttacatgtaacaaaaagcTGAGACCAATTGAAATACTAG GGAATTTATCAGCTCTTCTACAAAGAGAAAAGCAGTGCAGATAA